The following proteins are encoded in a genomic region of Microcoleus sp. FACHB-68:
- a CDS encoding MBL fold metallo-hydrolase — protein sequence MQTSPYSDFVVQFWGVRGSIATPGKETVRYGGNTSCVEMQVGGKRLIFDGGTGLRVLGKTLLPQMPVEAYIFFSHSHWDHIQGFPFFIPAFVPGNCFHIYGAVAPNGATLKQRLSDQMLHPNFPIPLQGMRSEMKFYNLHPGDVVNLDDITIETVHLNHPSTAIGYRVTWQGHSAVYCTDTEHFPDRLDENVLHLAREADYFIYDATYTDEEYHHPKTPKVGWGHSTWQVGVELAKAAGVKNLVIFHHDPAHDDDFLDNIEADVKEAFPKGFLAREGMILQVI from the coding sequence ATGCAAACCAGCCCTTACTCTGATTTTGTTGTCCAGTTCTGGGGCGTGCGCGGCAGTATTGCCACACCCGGTAAAGAAACGGTTCGTTATGGTGGCAATACCTCCTGTGTGGAAATGCAGGTGGGGGGTAAACGTCTAATCTTTGATGGCGGCACCGGCTTGCGAGTCTTGGGAAAAACCTTGCTGCCGCAGATGCCGGTTGAGGCTTATATATTTTTTAGCCACTCTCACTGGGATCACATCCAAGGATTTCCCTTTTTTATCCCCGCTTTTGTTCCAGGCAATTGCTTCCACATTTACGGCGCAGTCGCCCCCAACGGCGCAACTTTAAAACAGCGTCTATCTGACCAAATGCTCCATCCCAACTTTCCCATACCACTTCAGGGGATGCGATCAGAGATGAAGTTTTATAACCTTCATCCTGGGGATGTCGTCAACTTAGACGATATCACAATTGAGACAGTTCACCTCAACCACCCCAGCACTGCGATTGGGTATCGTGTGACTTGGCAGGGACACAGCGCCGTTTATTGCACCGATACAGAACACTTTCCAGATCGCTTAGATGAAAACGTTCTGCATTTAGCCCGTGAAGCCGATTATTTTATTTACGATGCCACCTATACAGACGAAGAGTATCATCACCCGAAAACACCGAAAGTCGGCTGGGGGCACTCAACATGGCAAGTGGGGGTAGAATTAGCGAAAGCTGCCGGCGTTAAAAACTTAGTGATCTTTCATCACGATCCGGCTCATGATGATGATTTCTTAGATAATATCGAAGCGGATGTTAAAGAGGCTTTCCCCAAAGGATTTCTTGCCCGTGAAGGGATGATTCTTCAGGTTATTTAA
- a CDS encoding S1 RNA-binding domain-containing protein, translating to MNPESLRSQAANASFSMDDFAKALEQHDYEFPKGKVVRGKAFEYDPEGAYVDIGGKSPAFLPITEASLRRVTNLSEVLPLQEERDFLIIREQNSDGQVTLSLRQLELKQVWQEILQVQESGQSVQARVTGTNKGGVTVDVRGLRGFIPRSHLVARDNLDELIGQRLTANFLEINEDTNKLVLSQRLVAQANRVSQLSVGELVEGEIVSIKPFGVFVSLDGVTALLHIKQVSQTYISSLPDVFKLGQPIKAVIIELDEWKGRISLSTRVLENYPGEMLEKMSEVMADAEQRAKKVGKKDTEPAKPVAKAQES from the coding sequence ATGAATCCAGAATCGCTCCGTTCTCAAGCGGCAAACGCGTCCTTCTCGATGGACGATTTTGCCAAAGCCCTCGAACAACACGACTACGAGTTTCCAAAGGGAAAGGTGGTACGCGGCAAGGCGTTTGAATACGATCCGGAGGGCGCGTATGTTGATATCGGTGGCAAATCACCGGCATTTCTCCCCATCACAGAGGCTTCCTTGAGACGGGTTACGAATTTGTCTGAAGTGCTGCCGTTGCAGGAAGAACGGGACTTCCTGATCATCCGAGAGCAAAATTCTGATGGCCAAGTAACACTTTCTCTGCGGCAGCTTGAACTGAAACAAGTCTGGCAAGAGATTCTCCAGGTGCAGGAAAGTGGCCAATCCGTCCAGGCGCGTGTCACCGGCACCAATAAGGGAGGCGTCACGGTAGATGTGCGAGGGTTGCGGGGGTTTATTCCGCGATCGCATTTAGTGGCGCGAGACAATTTAGACGAATTGATTGGGCAACGCCTGACTGCCAACTTTTTAGAAATCAATGAAGACACGAATAAATTGGTGCTCTCTCAGCGCTTAGTGGCTCAAGCAAATCGCGTTAGTCAGTTGTCAGTTGGTGAGCTGGTTGAAGGTGAAATTGTCAGCATTAAACCGTTTGGAGTGTTTGTTAGTTTAGATGGCGTCACTGCCTTGCTGCACATCAAGCAGGTGAGCCAAACCTACATTTCCTCTCTTCCAGATGTGTTTAAGCTGGGTCAGCCGATCAAAGCTGTGATCATTGAGCTGGATGAATGGAAAGGCCGGATTTCCCTCTCTACCCGTGTTTTGGAAAATTACCCCGGAGAGATGCTGGAGAAGATGTCCGAAGTGATGGCAGATGCTGAGCAGCGGGCGAAGAAAGTGGGCAAGAAAGACACTGAGCCGGCAAAGCCGGTGGCCAAGGCCCAAGAAAGTTAA
- a CDS encoding M10 family metallopeptidase: MPTAVLQPVEPRITINIFNADFYRASYSDIAGFSDEAAREHFEQHGLEEGRRFSPFFDVEFYRRTNPDLASLNNRALVVHFQDIGITEGRDPSPFFSYEHYRFANPDLVEAQLDDQALFEHYIENGVREGRVASTLFDPNSYRQNNSDLVAAGLNNRELLFHYANYGINEGRRASLVFDPQYYLNTNQDLATQNFNFRQAFEHYVEYGQNENRQPSIFFDAEAIGALILPDEIWDVPKGGTLTYSFVTTSSAFQYPGEEGAVGEVNDAIKNNVRKIMQEYDKVLPFNLVEVPDRPPNEGQIRIMFSDGNGTPNFYAYGYGPGEGIGGDLHLSRDFEGTPEAFSAGPGSFGYETLVHELGHAFGLKHPNNYEESALNAPEEGEEDGEDEEDEGPYLSFPKDNNTNTVMSYNFAGAGASTPMAYDSRALQFIYGVSDYNSDNTTYQFDSSTFLGVKQSIWDAGGNDTFNFSALPTTESYFIDINPGGHNTTTSALNGATYVASSDPSRANYPTDIFATTIAYAAIIENVLGSPGNDFIYGNEVGNTISGNEGADRLTGASGADILTGGAGTDTFVFARGDGGLTAGAADTITDFKDGEDLLGLSSGLAFNNILIEGAGADTFIRVAQDGEFLAKLTGISFETITSADFTLV; this comes from the coding sequence ATGCCCACAGCTGTTCTGCAACCCGTTGAACCACGGATCACAATCAATATTTTTAATGCGGACTTCTACCGTGCTAGCTATTCTGACATCGCCGGCTTTAGCGATGAAGCAGCAAGAGAACATTTTGAACAGCACGGTTTGGAAGAAGGACGTAGGTTTTCCCCGTTCTTTGATGTCGAATTCTACCGCAGAACCAACCCAGATTTAGCAAGTCTGAACAACCGGGCATTGGTGGTTCATTTTCAAGATATTGGAATTACAGAAGGACGCGATCCGTCCCCATTTTTTAGTTATGAACACTATCGGTTTGCTAACCCTGATCTTGTTGAGGCACAGCTAGACGATCAAGCATTGTTTGAACATTATATAGAAAATGGGGTTAGGGAAGGACGCGTCGCTTCAACATTGTTTGATCCGAATTCCTACCGGCAGAATAACTCGGATCTCGTAGCAGCCGGTTTAAACAATCGGGAACTGCTGTTCCACTATGCCAACTACGGGATAAACGAGGGACGCCGAGCCTCGCTGGTATTTGACCCTCAGTATTATTTAAATACAAACCAAGACCTGGCAACCCAAAATTTTAACTTCCGGCAGGCATTTGAACACTATGTAGAATACGGGCAAAATGAAAATCGGCAGCCCTCAATTTTTTTTGATGCCGAGGCAATCGGGGCATTAATTTTGCCGGATGAAATTTGGGACGTACCAAAGGGTGGCACCCTCACTTACAGTTTTGTGACAACTTCGAGCGCTTTTCAATATCCAGGCGAAGAAGGGGCTGTAGGAGAAGTCAATGATGCCATTAAAAATAATGTCCGCAAAATCATGCAAGAGTATGATAAAGTTCTTCCCTTCAATCTTGTTGAGGTGCCAGACCGGCCACCCAATGAGGGTCAGATCCGGATCATGTTTTCTGATGGGAATGGAACACCTAACTTCTATGCCTATGGCTATGGCCCAGGTGAAGGAATTGGAGGAGATTTGCATTTAAGCCGTGATTTTGAAGGCACACCTGAGGCATTTTCTGCCGGCCCTGGATCATTTGGTTACGAAACATTAGTGCATGAACTTGGTCATGCTTTCGGCTTAAAACATCCCAATAATTACGAGGAGTCTGCCCTTAACGCTCCAGAAGAGGGTGAAGAGGATGGGGAGGATGAGGAGGATGAGGGTCCCTATCTTTCTTTTCCCAAAGATAACAACACCAACACGGTGATGAGTTATAACTTTGCCGGCGCTGGAGCGAGTACGCCGATGGCTTATGATAGCCGTGCTTTGCAGTTTATTTATGGGGTGAGCGATTACAACTCTGATAATACAACGTATCAGTTTGATAGCAGTACATTTCTTGGGGTTAAACAAAGTATTTGGGATGCCGGCGGCAACGATACGTTTAATTTTTCTGCGCTGCCGACAACGGAAAGCTATTTCATTGACATCAATCCGGGAGGGCACAATACGACAACCAGTGCCTTAAACGGCGCAACTTATGTTGCTTCTAGCGATCCTTCTAGGGCGAATTACCCGACTGATATTTTTGCCACCACGATTGCCTATGCCGCCATCATTGAAAATGTGTTGGGTTCCCCAGGCAATGACTTTATTTATGGCAACGAGGTGGGGAACACAATATCCGGAAATGAAGGCGCTGATCGGCTCACAGGTGCCAGTGGGGCTGATATCCTGACGGGGGGTGCCGGCACGGATACTTTTGTGTTCGCTAGGGGTGACGGCGGTTTGACTGCCGGTGCGGCTGACACGATCACAGATTTCAAAGATGGGGAAGATTTATTGGGTTTAAGTTCGGGGCTGGCTTTTAACAACATTCTGATTGAAGGAGCCGGTGCTGATACATTTATCCGAGTGGCTCAAGATGGCGAATTTTTGGCAAAGCTGACAGGAATTTCGTTTGAGACAATAACCAGTGCTGATTTCACATTGGTTTAG
- a CDS encoding dienelactone hydrolase family protein produces the protein MANFEISCEHVKVPNGDLQISSYIAYPVGEGTFPAIVILQEIFGVNAHIRDVTERIASEGYVAIAPALYQRLAPDFEIGYTAEDVELGRRYKEQTKASELLGDIQAAIAYLKSQSSVKGDAIGCIGFCFGGHVAYLAATLPEIKATASFYGAGITTWTPGSGQPTLARTSEIAGTLYAFFGNQDASIPASAVEQIEAELQKHRISHRVFVYDGAEHGFFCDRRASYNPTAAADAWIQVKQLFSQVLQAV, from the coding sequence ATGGCAAACTTTGAGATTTCTTGCGAACACGTTAAAGTTCCTAATGGAGATTTACAAATTTCCTCATATATAGCCTACCCTGTCGGCGAAGGGACTTTCCCAGCCATTGTCATTTTGCAAGAAATATTTGGGGTGAATGCCCATATTCGAGACGTCACAGAACGCATTGCATCTGAAGGCTATGTGGCCATTGCACCGGCACTTTACCAGCGTCTTGCTCCAGATTTTGAAATCGGTTACACTGCCGAAGACGTAGAACTGGGCCGGCGCTATAAAGAACAAACCAAGGCATCAGAGCTTCTGGGTGATATCCAAGCTGCGATCGCCTACCTCAAAAGCCAATCTTCCGTGAAAGGCGATGCAATTGGCTGCATTGGCTTCTGCTTTGGTGGTCACGTTGCCTACCTCGCCGCCACTTTGCCAGAGATTAAGGCGACTGCTTCATTTTACGGTGCCGGCATCACGACTTGGACTCCGGGCAGCGGTCAACCTACCCTAGCACGAACTTCTGAGATTGCCGGCACCCTTTACGCCTTCTTTGGCAATCAGGATGCCAGTATTCCCGCCTCCGCAGTTGAGCAGATTGAGGCAGAACTCCAGAAACATCGCATCTCTCATCGCGTCTTTGTTTACGACGGCGCTGAACACGGTTTTTTTTGTGATCGCCGCGCTAGCTACAACCCCACTGCCGCTGCTGATGCCTGGATTCAGGTGAAGCAGTTATTTAGCCAAGTTCTCCAAGCGGTTTAA
- a CDS encoding GntR family transcriptional regulator, whose protein sequence is MVQFHIQPDSDIPASTQLFNQIRFAIASRQFPPGHRLPSTRALAMQTGLHRNTISKVYRQLEDIGLVDAQAGSGIYVRAQGNEISGARLRSPILEQHPQAYKVVQKGLDELLNQGCSLNQARELFLAEIDWRLRCSARVLVTAPGQDIGVGELMTQELEQALRIPVQLVPMEQLSDALDQAHSGTVVTSRYFIGEAEAKAAPKSVRVIPIDIYNYAKEIHLVRTLPKDTCFGIVSLSSGILRAAEVIIHSLRGDDLLVMTAQTGDAYKLNALVRTARTIICDQASAGAVKTAITAARDDLIRPPQVVPCENYIGAESISLLKRELGLS, encoded by the coding sequence ATGGTTCAATTTCACATTCAACCAGACAGTGATATTCCCGCATCAACTCAGCTATTTAACCAGATCCGGTTTGCGATTGCCTCTAGGCAGTTTCCGCCTGGACACCGGCTGCCAAGTACGCGAGCGCTGGCCATGCAGACCGGCCTGCACCGCAACACCATCAGCAAAGTATATCGGCAATTAGAAGATATCGGCCTGGTTGACGCTCAAGCCGGTTCTGGCATTTATGTCCGCGCTCAAGGTAACGAAATCAGCGGTGCGCGTCTGCGATCTCCCATCTTGGAACAGCATCCCCAAGCTTACAAGGTTGTGCAAAAAGGTCTTGACGAGCTGCTTAACCAGGGTTGTTCGCTTAATCAAGCTAGAGAGCTATTTCTTGCGGAAATTGACTGGCGACTGCGCTGTAGTGCGCGAGTGCTGGTAACGGCACCCGGTCAGGATATTGGTGTGGGAGAATTGATGACCCAGGAATTGGAGCAGGCGCTTCGCATACCTGTGCAATTGGTGCCAATGGAACAGCTCAGCGATGCGTTGGATCAAGCTCACTCAGGTACAGTGGTCACGAGCCGTTATTTTATTGGCGAAGCAGAAGCTAAGGCAGCGCCTAAATCGGTTCGGGTTATCCCGATTGATATCTACAACTACGCCAAAGAAATTCACTTGGTAAGAACTCTTCCTAAAGATACTTGCTTTGGAATTGTTAGTCTTAGTTCCGGCATTTTGCGAGCGGCTGAGGTGATTATTCACAGCTTGCGAGGAGACGATCTGCTGGTGATGACGGCTCAAACCGGCGACGCCTACAAATTAAATGCTTTAGTTCGCACCGCACGGACGATTATTTGCGATCAGGCGAGTGCCGGTGCGGTGAAAACTGCAATTACGGCGGCTAGAGACGATCTAATTCGCCCGCCTCAAGTTGTTCCCTGTGAGAATTACATCGGGGCAGAATCAATTAGCTTGCTCAAACGCGAACTAGGTTTAAGTTGA
- a CDS encoding adenylate/guanylate cyclase domain-containing protein has protein sequence MELGSPSANYSDKTASPQANFDSTLAGENSMPFAQVTPSETLGEHKDVSILFSDISGYSNLAGSIEYEEMSSLLNKYFEAMGDAVFKYKQTLKQQINSACIGNRILVVFGSPQPLDDHAWCAVQTALDMNQYLAEFNAGREAANKPIVKIGIGINTDKVFSNNLVANRGMDFMAIGAGVHLGYRLEGVCKQYGCNIVISENTYQRCTERVWVRELDSIRVQGNNRAVAVYELLGLRSQSISEQKQKVLDHYYKGREYYLKRKFAIAMGEFATVMEIDSSDKAAAIQLKRCQHWIKSPPPEDWDGAWTLS, from the coding sequence ATGGAATTAGGTAGTCCGTCTGCCAACTACTCTGACAAAACTGCTTCTCCCCAAGCGAATTTTGATTCAACCTTGGCAGGCGAAAATTCTATGCCGTTTGCACAGGTAACGCCGTCAGAGACCCTTGGCGAACACAAAGATGTTTCAATTTTATTCTCTGATATTAGCGGCTACTCCAACCTGGCCGGCAGCATAGAGTATGAAGAGATGAGCAGCTTGCTCAACAAATATTTTGAAGCAATGGGGGATGCAGTTTTTAAGTACAAACAAACCCTTAAGCAACAAATCAATTCAGCCTGCATTGGCAATCGCATTCTCGTTGTCTTTGGATCTCCCCAACCCTTAGATGATCATGCTTGGTGTGCCGTACAAACTGCCCTAGACATGAATCAGTATTTGGCCGAATTTAATGCCGGTCGCGAAGCAGCCAACAAGCCTATTGTCAAAATTGGCATCGGCATTAATACTGACAAGGTCTTCAGCAACAACCTTGTGGCCAACCGAGGCATGGATTTTATGGCCATTGGTGCCGGCGTTCATCTCGGCTATCGCTTGGAAGGCGTTTGCAAGCAATATGGCTGCAATATTGTCATCAGTGAAAACACGTATCAACGCTGTACGGAACGCGTTTGGGTTCGAGAACTTGACTCAATTCGCGTCCAAGGAAACAATCGTGCCGTTGCTGTTTATGAACTACTAGGGCTGCGCTCTCAATCTATCTCTGAACAGAAGCAGAAGGTACTAGATCACTACTATAAAGGGCGCGAGTATTATCTAAAGCGTAAGTTTGCCATTGCGATGGGCGAATTTGCAACCGTTATGGAAATTGACAGCAGCGACAAAGCGGCAGCTATCCAGTTAAAGCGTTGCCAGCACTGGATCAAATCACCGCCTCCAGAGGACTGGGACGGGGCTTGGACGCTCAGTTAA
- a CDS encoding inorganic diphosphatase, which yields MDLSRIPAQPKPGLINVLVEIPAGSKNKYEFDKDLQAFALDRVLYSSVQYPYDYGFVPNTLADDGDPLDGMVLIDQPTFPGCVIAARPIGMLLMIDGGDHDEKILCVPDKDPRYSHIKSLQDVAPHRLDEIAEFFKTYKNLEKKVTEIQGWQDVDQVMPLVEKCIKAASK from the coding sequence GTGGATTTATCGCGCATTCCTGCTCAACCAAAACCGGGTCTGATCAACGTTCTGGTTGAGATTCCCGCCGGCAGCAAAAACAAGTATGAGTTTGACAAAGACTTACAAGCCTTTGCCCTAGACCGGGTACTTTATTCTTCCGTTCAGTATCCCTACGACTACGGTTTTGTGCCCAACACCCTAGCCGATGACGGCGATCCCCTCGATGGCATGGTATTAATCGATCAGCCAACCTTTCCAGGATGTGTCATTGCAGCGCGGCCCATTGGAATGCTGCTGATGATCGACGGGGGAGATCACGATGAAAAAATTCTTTGCGTTCCCGACAAAGATCCGCGCTACTCTCACATTAAAAGCCTTCAAGATGTGGCACCCCACCGCCTGGATGAAATTGCTGAATTTTTCAAAACCTACAAAAATTTAGAAAAGAAGGTAACAGAAATTCAGGGTTGGCAGGATGTCGATCAAGTCATGCCTCTTGTAGAGAAATGCATCAAAGCCGCCAGTAAATGA
- the panD gene encoding aspartate 1-decarboxylase — translation MQRTLLLAKIHHCTLTSANLDYIGSISIDQTLLDAAGILPYEQVQVVNVANGERLITYAIAAPADSGAIELNGAAARLGMKGDRLIIMTYAQFTPEQLKDHSPTVVLVDERNRSVKISRYNELQIQG, via the coding sequence ATGCAGCGAACGCTCCTTTTGGCCAAAATTCATCATTGCACACTCACCTCTGCCAATTTAGACTACATCGGCAGTATCAGTATCGATCAAACTTTATTAGATGCCGCCGGCATTTTACCCTACGAGCAGGTGCAAGTGGTTAACGTGGCCAACGGGGAGCGGCTAATTACTTATGCAATTGCGGCACCGGCTGATTCAGGGGCAATTGAACTTAATGGGGCGGCGGCGCGTTTGGGGATGAAAGGCGATCGCCTGATTATTATGACCTACGCGCAATTCACCCCAGAACAACTCAAAGACCATTCGCCCACAGTGGTGCTAGTGGACGAGCGTAACCGATCTGTGAAAATTAGCCGTTACAATGAACTTCAAATCCAAGGCTAA